A window of the Corallococcus exiguus genome harbors these coding sequences:
- a CDS encoding S8 family serine peptidase, which produces MQNMRKQFSTSRGGWRPVTALVLGCTLAVPAGALAAERPPSSATRAPAAPGAAVATALKAGGTTLVTPSGRVFHQTARPVSGLRSLDVVRDTGVQLHVWRERQADGTERAFSAYTRGGSELLGRVQQEEYLIRLAEASFDPLARTAPLLGNALVADRDNTLSLVQFHGTPLPEYRETIENAGGKVLRFLSDHTYLVEMPSEVRARVSQLPAVRWVGDYHPEWRLEPVLRDALLGRAAALAPQRYSIMLGEGGAARQSRVTALVERLGGKVDLVEPGGLRVEATLNQEQLASVARANEVQFIDRWGGPGEVDMDIVRETGGANYIGTLKGWNGQGVRGEIFDTELRTTHREWPTTPIIHSTGTSSGSLHGTSCYSHNFASGVDPLAKGILPGGQGIFFLYSETTQFGGTKSRLAMNQELLNPNGPYRAVFQTSSVGSTLTTAYTTISAEVDDYLFKAPLLSTQSQSNNGTRNSRPQAWAKNIVSVGGIRHYNTQARTDDRWSSGASIGPAADGRIKPDLAFYYDNVRGAYGSSDTAYTEFSGTSSATPQTAGFFGLLHQMWHEGVWAGHGKKADVFTSRPKMATAKALMINGASKYNWLAGGANADIDRNKQGWGTSDVKRLYDRAAKTFVVDETDVLAPLGSRTYTFTVASGEPELNVTMVYTDPMGTVGAARARINDLSLRVTAPNGTVYWGNNGLTAGNVSTSGGVSNKVDTVENVFLANPAAGSWKVEVLADEVVQDAHTATAAVDANYALVVSGVNLNAKAP; this is translated from the coding sequence ATGCAGAACATGCGGAAGCAGTTCTCGACGTCTCGTGGTGGCTGGCGGCCGGTGACGGCGCTGGTGCTGGGCTGCACCCTGGCGGTTCCGGCTGGAGCGCTCGCGGCGGAGCGCCCCCCTTCATCGGCCACGCGGGCTCCGGCGGCGCCGGGCGCGGCGGTGGCGACGGCGCTCAAGGCAGGGGGCACGACGCTGGTGACGCCGTCGGGACGGGTGTTCCACCAGACGGCGCGACCGGTCAGCGGCCTGCGCAGCCTGGACGTGGTGCGGGACACCGGCGTGCAGCTGCACGTCTGGCGTGAGCGGCAGGCGGACGGCACGGAGCGCGCCTTCTCAGCGTACACGCGCGGCGGCTCGGAGCTGCTGGGCCGCGTGCAGCAGGAGGAGTACCTCATCCGGTTGGCGGAGGCGTCGTTCGACCCGCTGGCTCGCACCGCGCCGCTGTTGGGCAACGCGCTGGTGGCGGACCGGGACAACACCCTGTCGCTGGTGCAGTTCCACGGCACGCCGCTGCCGGAGTACCGGGAGACGATCGAGAACGCGGGCGGCAAGGTGCTGCGCTTCCTGTCGGACCACACGTACCTGGTGGAGATGCCGTCGGAGGTCCGCGCGCGGGTGTCCCAGCTTCCGGCCGTGCGCTGGGTGGGGGACTACCACCCGGAGTGGCGCCTGGAGCCGGTGCTGCGGGACGCGCTGCTCGGACGGGCGGCGGCGCTGGCGCCCCAGCGCTACTCCATCATGCTGGGTGAGGGCGGCGCGGCCCGCCAGTCTCGCGTGACGGCGCTGGTGGAGCGGCTGGGCGGCAAGGTGGACCTGGTGGAGCCGGGCGGCCTGCGCGTGGAGGCCACGCTCAACCAGGAGCAGCTGGCCTCGGTCGCGCGCGCCAACGAGGTGCAGTTCATCGACCGCTGGGGTGGCCCCGGCGAGGTGGACATGGACATCGTGCGCGAGACGGGCGGCGCCAACTACATCGGGACGCTCAAGGGCTGGAACGGGCAGGGCGTGCGCGGGGAGATCTTCGACACCGAGCTGCGCACCACCCACCGTGAGTGGCCGACGACGCCCATCATCCACAGCACGGGCACGTCCTCCGGTTCGCTGCACGGCACCAGCTGCTACAGCCACAACTTCGCCAGTGGAGTGGATCCGCTGGCCAAGGGCATCTTGCCGGGCGGGCAGGGCATCTTCTTCCTCTACTCGGAGACCACGCAGTTCGGCGGCACCAAGTCCCGGCTCGCGATGAACCAGGAGCTGCTCAACCCGAACGGCCCCTACCGCGCGGTGTTCCAGACCTCCAGCGTGGGCAGCACGCTGACGACGGCGTACACGACCATCTCCGCGGAGGTGGACGACTACCTGTTCAAGGCGCCCCTCCTCAGCACGCAGTCGCAGAGCAACAACGGCACGCGCAACTCCCGGCCGCAGGCGTGGGCGAAGAACATCGTCTCCGTGGGCGGCATCCGGCACTACAACACGCAGGCCCGCACGGATGATCGCTGGTCGTCGGGCGCGAGCATCGGTCCGGCGGCGGACGGCCGCATCAAGCCGGACCTGGCCTTCTACTACGACAACGTCCGGGGCGCGTACGGCTCTTCGGACACCGCGTACACGGAGTTCAGCGGCACCAGCTCCGCCACGCCGCAGACGGCGGGCTTCTTCGGCTTGCTGCACCAGATGTGGCACGAGGGCGTGTGGGCCGGCCACGGCAAGAAGGCGGACGTCTTCACCAGCCGCCCGAAGATGGCCACCGCCAAGGCGCTGATGATCAACGGCGCGTCCAAGTACAACTGGCTGGCTGGCGGCGCCAACGCGGACATCGACCGCAACAAGCAGGGCTGGGGAACGTCGGACGTCAAGCGCCTGTATGACCGCGCCGCGAAGACGTTCGTCGTGGACGAGACGGACGTCCTCGCGCCGCTCGGCTCCAGGACGTACACCTTCACCGTGGCCAGCGGCGAGCCGGAGCTCAACGTCACGATGGTCTACACGGATCCCATGGGCACGGTGGGTGCGGCGCGGGCGCGCATCAACGACCTGTCCCTGCGCGTGACGGCGCCCAACGGCACCGTGTACTGGGGCAACAACGGCCTGACGGCGGGCAACGTGTCCACGTCCGGTGGCGTGTCCAACAAGGTGGACACCGTGGAGAACGTCTTCCTCGCGAACCCCGCCGCGGGTTCGTGGAAGGTGGAGGTCCTTGCGGATGAGGTGGTCCAGGACGCCCACACGGCGACGGCGGCGGTGGACGCCAACTACGCCCTGGTGGTGAGCGGCGTGAACCTCAACGCGAAGGCGCCGTAG
- a CDS encoding TraB/GumN family protein, whose amino-acid sequence MLGLLCMTGCTGISRGLDGDPLDTEPIPTVERVYLVPLDEAMFVARRLLEEQRLDIFENNTTHELYSQSWEIGVNVRGNRTFERYLVRPEEVGPRQSIVRIFRLQYREAEDAVTQQTPEPGSQKRNDHYYNHNREVFAHETFEAVPQMEGFRLRRGIRDLPQERKLLMRLEMAPSLELVGGKASIPVRDVKVAGWTPETPEAAPRCGDPVEGVDALLTQGGTVLVADPMGTRELPDAASRMLCDATAKKLPVALALSVPSVDQGALDEYLTSAGTDADLERLLVLSDFFRRVDQDGRSSAGVIHLLEAARRLRHQGHSVSVVAFDSKQAAGNAREEEMAANLIAFRKENPDAWMLVLAGDVHVRTGGVNWDSKFEPMGHRLTAALPSSPVRALDVGFARGAHFACRFNVWQQVDCDVHGINPAADARQEPNTPRKVALFDAPGETGFHGRLYLGTLSPSLPVLQRAAKPVVQQQAPAQPAER is encoded by the coding sequence ATGCTGGGACTTCTGTGCATGACGGGTTGCACGGGCATCTCACGTGGGCTGGACGGGGATCCTCTGGACACGGAGCCCATCCCCACCGTGGAGCGCGTGTACCTGGTGCCTCTGGATGAGGCGATGTTCGTCGCACGCCGCCTGCTGGAAGAGCAGCGCCTGGACATCTTCGAGAACAACACCACGCATGAGCTGTACTCCCAGTCCTGGGAGATCGGCGTCAACGTCCGCGGCAACCGCACCTTCGAACGCTACCTGGTGCGCCCCGAAGAGGTCGGCCCGCGCCAGTCCATCGTGCGCATCTTCCGGCTCCAGTACCGCGAGGCGGAGGACGCCGTCACGCAGCAGACGCCCGAGCCGGGCAGCCAGAAGCGGAACGACCACTACTACAACCACAACCGCGAGGTTTTCGCCCACGAGACCTTCGAGGCCGTCCCGCAGATGGAGGGCTTCCGGCTGCGCCGCGGCATCCGCGACCTGCCCCAGGAGCGCAAGCTGCTGATGCGCCTGGAGATGGCCCCCTCCCTGGAACTGGTCGGCGGCAAGGCCTCCATCCCCGTGCGCGACGTGAAGGTCGCCGGCTGGACCCCGGAGACCCCGGAAGCCGCGCCCCGCTGCGGTGACCCCGTGGAGGGCGTGGACGCGCTGCTCACGCAGGGCGGCACCGTGCTGGTCGCGGACCCCATGGGCACGCGCGAGCTGCCGGATGCCGCCTCGCGGATGCTCTGCGACGCCACGGCGAAGAAGCTGCCGGTGGCGCTGGCCCTGTCCGTGCCGTCCGTGGATCAGGGCGCGCTCGACGAGTACCTCACCAGCGCCGGCACGGACGCGGACCTGGAGCGGTTGCTCGTGCTGAGCGACTTCTTCCGCCGCGTGGATCAGGACGGCCGCAGCAGCGCGGGCGTCATCCACCTGCTGGAGGCCGCGCGACGCCTGCGGCACCAGGGCCACTCCGTGTCGGTGGTGGCGTTCGACTCCAAGCAGGCGGCGGGCAACGCGCGCGAGGAGGAGATGGCCGCGAACCTCATCGCCTTCCGCAAGGAGAACCCGGACGCGTGGATGCTCGTGCTCGCGGGCGACGTGCACGTGCGCACCGGTGGCGTGAACTGGGATTCGAAGTTCGAACCCATGGGCCACCGCCTCACCGCCGCCCTGCCCTCCTCCCCCGTGCGGGCCCTGGACGTGGGCTTCGCGCGCGGGGCCCACTTCGCCTGCCGCTTCAACGTCTGGCAGCAGGTGGACTGTGACGTGCACGGCATCAACCCGGCGGCGGACGCGCGCCAGGAGCCGAACACGCCGCGCAAGGTGGCCCTCTTCGACGCGCCGGGCGAGACGGGCTTCCACGGCCGGCTCTACCTGGGCACGCTGAGCCCGTCCCTGCCCGTCCTCCAGCGCGCCGCGAAGCCCGTGGTCCAGCAGCAGGCCCCCGCGCAGCCCGCCGAGCGCTGA
- a CDS encoding peroxiredoxin: MAKMLKEGDAVPDVTLQGPGGAPVRLRDLLGDKAMVIYFYPRDDSPGCTVQACSLRDQYQDFTDAGADVVGISSDSAESHEKFVAKYRLPFRLLSDPDGAARKAFGVGTNFLGLLPGRVTFVADKGGTIRYAFESQIQVKKHAEHALDVVRSLTGQGAAPTRSA; this comes from the coding sequence ATGGCCAAGATGCTGAAAGAAGGGGATGCGGTTCCGGATGTCACACTGCAGGGGCCGGGCGGCGCGCCGGTGCGCCTGCGCGACCTGCTGGGTGACAAGGCGATGGTCATCTACTTCTACCCGAGGGACGACTCCCCGGGATGTACGGTCCAGGCCTGCAGCCTGAGGGATCAGTACCAGGACTTCACGGACGCGGGCGCGGACGTGGTGGGCATCAGCAGCGACTCCGCGGAGTCCCACGAGAAGTTCGTCGCCAAGTACCGCCTCCCCTTCCGGCTCCTCAGCGACCCGGATGGCGCGGCGCGCAAGGCCTTCGGGGTGGGCACCAACTTCCTGGGGCTATTGCCCGGCCGGGTGACGTTCGTCGCGGACAAGGGCGGCACCATCCGCTACGCGTTCGAGTCGCAGATCCAGGTGAAGAAGCACGCCGAACACGCGCTGGATGTCGTCCGGTCGCTCACGGGCCAGGGAGCCGCTCCCACCCGTTCCGCCTGA